In Nitrosophilus alvini, the following are encoded in one genomic region:
- a CDS encoding ABC transporter permease, with the protein MDKNFIFYIVKRYLRFDKEQPFIFLSALLAFLGIAVGVMVLIVAMAIMNGFDKEFEKKLFTMNYPLTIYPKLPGAVNSELLQKLEKSFPNLKFSPYLSSQVIVKKGDSMEGGILFGVDFEKEVEINDVLQKAVKNKKVGKFEAIVGAELYKNMMLEENEKVIFIFTKSEPGGLVLTPMIKRFTIKGFFKSGLIAYDKAYIYTTIDSLKPILRTAEGEFSGIHIYSKTPQKDIEKLKNFVPSSVGIVGWWQQNGNFFAALQMEKRALFIVLMLIILIASLNIVSSLLMTVMNRRKEIALLLSLGASRKEVKHIFFYLGFIIGGFGVAAGVALGLFGIYLLGTFDIVSLPADVYGTSKLPLELSIIDFWSIVTGAIVITLLSSYYPAKKATEVNVIDVLRNE; encoded by the coding sequence ATGGATAAAAATTTTATTTTTTATATTGTAAAACGCTATCTTAGATTTGACAAAGAGCAGCCGTTTATATTTCTTTCCGCTCTACTCGCATTTTTGGGTATAGCTGTGGGCGTTATGGTTCTTATAGTCGCTATGGCTATAATGAACGGTTTTGACAAAGAGTTTGAGAAAAAACTCTTTACTATGAATTATCCTCTGACAATTTATCCAAAACTTCCCGGTGCTGTAAATAGTGAGCTTTTGCAAAAACTGGAAAAAAGTTTTCCTAATCTTAAATTCAGTCCCTATCTCTCATCCCAGGTTATTGTTAAAAAAGGTGATTCTATGGAGGGAGGGATACTTTTTGGTGTCGATTTTGAAAAAGAGGTGGAGATAAACGATGTTTTGCAAAAGGCTGTCAAAAACAAAAAAGTTGGCAAATTTGAAGCTATAGTAGGAGCGGAACTTTATAAAAATATGATGCTTGAAGAGAATGAAAAAGTCATTTTTATATTCACGAAAAGTGAGCCGGGCGGGCTTGTCTTAACTCCTATGATAAAAAGGTTTACAATAAAGGGATTTTTCAAATCAGGACTTATAGCATACGATAAAGCATATATATATACTACTATAGATTCACTCAAACCGATTTTGAGGACAGCAGAGGGGGAATTTAGTGGAATACATATATATTCCAAAACTCCTCAAAAAGATATAGAGAAACTTAAAAACTTTGTTCCTTCAAGTGTAGGAATTGTCGGCTGGTGGCAGCAAAACGGAAACTTTTTTGCAGCATTGCAGATGGAAAAAAGAGCACTTTTTATTGTTTTGATGCTAATTATTTTGATAGCTTCGCTGAACATAGTCAGTTCGCTTTTAATGACAGTTATGAACAGAAGAAAAGAGATAGCACTTCTTCTTTCTCTCGGTGCGTCCCGTAAAGAGGTGAAACATATATTTTTCTATCTGGGTTTCATCATAGGAGGATTTGGTGTAGCGGCTGGAGTTGCTCTCGGACTTTTTGGTATATATCTGCTAGGAACGTTTGATATAGTCTCTTTGCCGGCAGATGTGTACGGTACTTCCAAACTTCCGCTTGAACTGAGCATAATCGACTTTTGGTCTATAGTAACGGGAGCGATAGTTATTACACTCCTCTCTTCGTACTATCCGGCAAAAAAAGCTACAGAAGTAAATGTGATAGATGTTTTAAGAAACGAGTAA
- the secA gene encoding preprotein translocase subunit SecA, translated as MIKGVLQKVFGTKNERELKRYQKVVNQINALEPKYEKLTDEELKQAFSELREKVKNGEAKMDDVLKDSFAITREASKRVLGMRHYDVQLIGGMVLHEGKIAEMKTGEGKTLVATLAVVLNAMTGKGVHVVTVNDYLARRDAHDMGKLYNFLGYSVGVVTSDIHDDFERKKQYAADITYGTNNEFGFDYLRDNMKYSLEEIVQRGHNYAIVDEVDSILIDEARTPLVISGPTNRKLDNYIKANEVAKQLIKDEDFTVDEKNRVIMITEKGIEKAEKLFGVDNLYKLENAILAHHLDQALKANYLFQKDVDYVVKDGEIVIVDEFTGRLSEGRRFSEGLHQALEAKEGVEIKEESQTLADITFQNYFRLYKKLAGMTGTAQTEATEFAQIYNLDVISIPTNRPVIRKDMDDLIYKTEKEKYEAVVRKIKELHKKGQPVLVGTTSIEKNELLHKLLKKEKIPHSVLNAKQHEKEAEIIKNAGKKGAVTVATNMAGRGVDIKIDEEVKALGGLFILGTERHESRRIDNQLRGRAGRQGDPGASQFFLSLEDNLLRIFGGDRIKNIMNRLGIEEGEHIESKMVTRAVEKAQKKVENLHFESRKHILEYDDVANEQRKTIYTFRQELLNPEFDIDSKIRANREEYVENLLARCEIFPGMPKEDYNLEKVISILREEMHSIFSQDELKDKDYEDIKEYILKKLTEEYDKKMSVVDEKQRREIERILYLQVLDSAWRDHLYQMDILKTGIGLRGYNQKDPLVEYKKESYNLFMELVNSIKFETLKTLHTIQLRSEEEEAEIKALEEQLAKMDEEIKSQAVLSHGEEQKTVSGVKKKKPARNEPCPCGSGKKYKHCCGKSGPKKGILAS; from the coding sequence ATGATCAAAGGCGTTTTGCAAAAAGTTTTCGGTACGAAAAACGAAAGAGAGCTAAAAAGATACCAAAAAGTTGTAAATCAGATCAACGCCCTGGAACCAAAATATGAAAAACTGACGGATGAAGAGTTAAAACAGGCTTTTTCTGAATTGAGAGAAAAGGTAAAAAACGGCGAAGCCAAAATGGATGATGTTTTAAAAGACTCTTTTGCAATTACGAGAGAGGCGAGCAAAAGAGTTCTCGGTATGAGGCATTACGATGTGCAGCTGATTGGAGGTATGGTCCTTCATGAAGGGAAGATAGCAGAGATGAAAACAGGGGAGGGTAAAACACTTGTTGCAACTCTGGCTGTTGTGCTGAATGCTATGACTGGTAAGGGTGTTCATGTGGTAACGGTCAACGACTATCTTGCCAGGCGTGACGCTCATGATATGGGAAAACTTTATAACTTTTTAGGATATAGCGTAGGTGTTGTTACAAGTGATATTCATGATGATTTTGAAAGAAAGAAGCAGTATGCGGCAGATATCACATACGGTACCAATAATGAGTTCGGATTTGACTATCTAAGAGACAATATGAAATATTCTCTCGAAGAGATCGTGCAAAGAGGACACAACTATGCGATAGTAGATGAAGTGGACTCTATACTTATAGATGAAGCGAGAACACCTCTGGTAATTTCAGGTCCTACAAACAGAAAACTGGATAACTATATAAAAGCCAATGAAGTTGCCAAACAGTTGATAAAAGATGAGGATTTTACAGTTGATGAAAAAAACCGGGTAATTATGATTACCGAAAAAGGTATAGAAAAAGCCGAGAAACTTTTTGGTGTAGACAATTTGTACAAACTTGAAAATGCAATACTTGCGCACCATCTTGATCAGGCTCTTAAAGCAAACTATCTATTTCAGAAAGATGTTGATTATGTGGTAAAAGACGGTGAAATCGTCATAGTTGACGAATTTACCGGAAGACTCAGTGAAGGAAGACGTTTCAGCGAAGGACTTCATCAGGCTCTCGAGGCAAAAGAGGGTGTGGAGATAAAAGAGGAGTCCCAGACACTAGCCGATATTACATTCCAGAACTATTTCAGGCTTTACAAAAAACTTGCCGGTATGACGGGTACCGCTCAGACTGAAGCTACAGAATTTGCTCAGATATACAACCTTGATGTTATATCTATCCCTACAAACAGACCTGTTATCAGAAAAGATATGGATGATCTTATATATAAAACGGAAAAAGAGAAATATGAAGCGGTAGTTAGGAAGATAAAAGAACTTCACAAGAAAGGGCAGCCTGTTCTTGTTGGAACAACTTCTATAGAAAAAAACGAACTGCTTCACAAACTTCTAAAAAAAGAGAAGATTCCTCATTCTGTTCTTAATGCAAAACAGCATGAAAAAGAGGCAGAGATCATTAAAAATGCCGGTAAAAAAGGAGCTGTGACCGTTGCAACAAACATGGCGGGACGCGGTGTAGATATAAAAATAGATGAGGAAGTAAAAGCTCTTGGCGGTCTTTTTATACTGGGAACCGAGAGACATGAATCCAGAAGGATAGACAATCAGCTAAGGGGCCGTGCCGGAAGACAGGGAGATCCAGGTGCCAGTCAGTTTTTCCTGAGCCTTGAAGACAACTTGCTCAGGATATTCGGCGGTGACAGGATAAAAAACATTATGAACAGGCTTGGAATCGAAGAGGGTGAACATATCGAATCCAAAATGGTGACAAGAGCCGTTGAAAAAGCTCAGAAAAAAGTGGAAAATCTCCATTTTGAATCGAGAAAACATATACTTGAATATGACGATGTGGCAAATGAACAGAGAAAGACTATATACACTTTTAGACAGGAGCTTTTAAACCCAGAGTTTGATATCGACAGTAAAATCAGAGCCAACAGAGAGGAGTATGTAGAAAATCTTCTCGCAAGATGCGAGATATTCCCGGGAATGCCAAAAGAGGACTACAATCTTGAAAAAGTGATCTCTATACTCAGAGAAGAGATGCACTCTATTTTTTCTCAGGATGAACTAAAAGATAAAGATTATGAAGATATCAAAGAGTATATACTAAAAAAACTTACCGAAGAGTACGATAAAAAGATGTCCGTAGTAGATGAAAAACAGAGACGTGAGATAGAGAGGATACTATATCTTCAGGTTCTTGACAGTGCCTGGAGAGATCATCTTTATCAGATGGATATTTTAAAGACAGGAATCGGACTCAGAGGTTACAACCAAAAAGATCCTCTGGTAGAGTATAAAAAAGAGAGTTATAACCTTTTTATGGAGCTTGTAAACAGTATAAAATTTGAAACACTCAAAACTCTTCATACAATTCAGCTTAGAAGCGAGGAAGAAGAAGCTGAGATAAAAGCTCTGGAAGAGCAGCTTGCCAAGATGGATGAGGAGATAAAAAGCCAGGCAGTTTTAAGTCATGGAGAAGAACAGAAAACCGTATCGGGCGTAAAGAAGAAAAAACCGGCCAGAAATGAACCTTGCCCATGCGGTAGCGGTAAAAAATACAAACATTGCTGCGGCAAGAGCGGACCTAAGAAAGGTATATTGGCTAGTTAA
- the lolA gene encoding LolA-like outer membrane lipoprotein chaperone, whose translation MKYFLFIILFANFLFASLNIFTFKSDFSQKVKDESGKIIEYKGKLYFKKPMKVLWIYKQPLKKEIYILRNEVVIIEPELEQVTISRLREAINIIEILQNAKKIDKNRYQASYNEQKFEIFTDESGNLKKIEFEDKLGNSVEIVFLNPKKNIDIDEKIFEYRIDPTFDVIYQ comes from the coding sequence ATGAAATATTTTCTATTTATTATACTCTTTGCGAATTTTCTCTTCGCTTCACTTAATATTTTTACTTTCAAAAGCGACTTTTCTCAAAAGGTAAAAGATGAAAGCGGAAAAATAATAGAATATAAAGGAAAACTCTATTTCAAAAAACCTATGAAAGTTCTATGGATATACAAACAGCCTCTGAAAAAAGAGATTTATATACTTAGAAATGAAGTTGTAATTATAGAACCGGAACTGGAACAGGTTACAATAAGCAGACTCAGAGAAGCTATCAATATTATAGAGATTTTACAAAACGCCAAGAAAATCGACAAAAACAGATATCAAGCCAGTTATAATGAACAGAAATTTGAAATCTTTACCGATGAGAGCGGCAATCTTAAAAAAATAGAGTTTGAAGACAAGCTGGGAAACAGTGTTGAAATAGTCTTCTTAAATCCCAAAAAAAACATTGATATAGATGAAAAAATTTTCGAATACAGAATCGATCCGACGTTTGATGTGATATATCAATAA
- the acnB gene encoding bifunctional aconitate hydratase 2/2-methylisocitrate dehydratase — MGFIEEYKKHVEERKKLGVPPLPLNAEQVAEVIELLKQIPIIEEELLMDLLLNRVPPGVDDAAYVKAAFLNDIVQGKAESAAISPKRAVEILGTMLGGFNVKPLIDALNHKDEEVAQTAANMLKNILLVYDAFNDVVELAKSNKFAKEVLESWANAEWFLNREPLPEKLVVTVFKVPGETNTDDLSPASEAFTRSDIPLHAQSMLKAKMPDAQQTIEELKKKGHPVAFVGDVVGTGSSRKSGINSVQWWIGEDIPHVPNKRTGGVIIGGIIAPIFFNTAEDSGALPIEAPVENLETGDVIEIYPYEGKIVKNGEVVSEFKLKPNTLPDEYRAGGRIPLIIGRGLTRKARAALGLPEENIFARPEQPEGKEGVGYTLAQKMVGRACGMEGVRPGMYIEPETLTVGSQDTTGAMTRDEIKELAALSFGADFVLQSFCHTAAYPKPADIKLQHTLPEFITSRGGVSLKPGDGVIHSWLNRFVLPDTVGTGADSHTRFPIGISFPAGSGLVAFAAVTGTMPLNMPESVLVKFKGELQPGITLRDLVNAIPYFAIKQGLLTVEKKGKKNIFAGRVLEIEGLPFLKCEQAFELSDASAERSAAACTVRLDKEPVIEYLKSNITLIEKMIEAGYEDKRTLQRRKEKMEQWLENPVLLEPDENAEYAAVIEIDLNEITEPIVACPNDPDDVATLSEVLADPNRPHKIDEVFVGSCMTNIGHYRALAEVLKGEGQVPTRLWIAPPTKMDEEKLREEGYYSVFAAAGARMELPGCSLCMGNQARVRDGAIVFSTSTRNFDNRLGTGAKVYLGSAELAAVTAMLGRIPTKEEYLDIVPKKLAGKEEEVYSYLNFNELEKELLDEMIHKYL, encoded by the coding sequence ATGGGATTTATAGAAGAGTATAAAAAACATGTGGAAGAGAGAAAAAAGCTGGGAGTTCCGCCACTTCCTTTGAATGCCGAGCAGGTAGCAGAAGTGATTGAACTTTTAAAGCAGATACCAATTATAGAAGAAGAGTTGTTGATGGATCTTCTTTTAAACAGAGTACCGCCCGGCGTTGATGATGCTGCGTATGTAAAAGCTGCATTTTTGAATGATATTGTTCAGGGCAAAGCCGAATCGGCTGCGATAAGCCCGAAGCGTGCAGTAGAGATTTTGGGTACTATGCTTGGAGGTTTTAACGTAAAACCTCTTATTGACGCTTTGAACCATAAAGATGAGGAAGTAGCACAGACGGCTGCGAATATGCTTAAAAATATCTTACTTGTTTATGATGCATTTAATGATGTTGTTGAACTTGCAAAATCAAACAAGTTTGCCAAAGAGGTTTTAGAGTCCTGGGCAAATGCCGAATGGTTCCTGAACAGAGAACCGCTTCCTGAAAAACTTGTAGTAACGGTTTTCAAAGTTCCGGGAGAGACAAACACAGACGATCTTTCTCCTGCAAGTGAAGCTTTTACAAGAAGCGATATACCACTGCATGCTCAGAGTATGCTAAAAGCTAAAATGCCGGATGCTCAGCAAACCATCGAAGAGTTGAAGAAAAAAGGACATCCTGTTGCATTTGTTGGTGATGTAGTGGGAACAGGAAGTTCCAGAAAATCCGGAATCAACTCTGTTCAGTGGTGGATAGGCGAAGATATTCCTCACGTTCCGAATAAAAGAACGGGCGGGGTTATCATAGGTGGTATCATAGCTCCTATTTTCTTCAATACTGCAGAAGACAGCGGAGCGCTTCCTATAGAAGCTCCTGTTGAAAATCTTGAAACAGGAGATGTGATAGAAATTTATCCGTATGAGGGTAAAATTGTTAAAAACGGTGAAGTTGTAAGCGAGTTTAAGTTAAAACCGAATACACTGCCGGATGAGTATAGAGCAGGCGGTAGAATACCTCTTATTATAGGAAGAGGTTTAACAAGAAAAGCCAGAGCCGCTTTGGGACTTCCTGAAGAAAACATTTTTGCAAGACCTGAACAGCCAGAAGGAAAAGAGGGTGTAGGCTATACTCTTGCACAGAAAATGGTAGGACGTGCATGCGGTATGGAAGGTGTTAGACCAGGTATGTATATAGAGCCTGAAACTCTGACTGTCGGTAGCCAAGACACTACAGGGGCTATGACAAGAGACGAGATAAAAGAGCTTGCGGCATTGAGTTTCGGTGCAGACTTCGTTCTGCAGTCTTTTTGTCACACAGCAGCTTATCCAAAACCTGCCGATATAAAACTTCAACATACTTTACCGGAATTCATAACTTCAAGAGGCGGTGTGAGTTTGAAACCGGGTGACGGGGTTATACACTCATGGTTAAACAGATTTGTTTTGCCTGATACTGTAGGTACCGGTGCCGATTCTCATACTAGATTTCCTATAGGTATCTCTTTCCCTGCAGGGTCCGGACTTGTTGCCTTCGCTGCGGTTACAGGAACGATGCCTCTTAATATGCCTGAATCTGTTCTTGTAAAATTCAAAGGAGAACTTCAGCCCGGAATTACCCTTAGAGACCTTGTTAACGCAATTCCATATTTTGCTATTAAACAGGGACTTTTGACTGTTGAGAAAAAAGGGAAGAAAAATATATTTGCTGGACGTGTTTTAGAGATAGAAGGGCTGCCTTTTCTAAAATGTGAGCAGGCATTTGAGCTCTCCGATGCGTCTGCGGAAAGAAGTGCGGCGGCATGTACCGTAAGACTTGACAAAGAGCCTGTTATTGAATATCTCAAATCGAACATTACGCTTATAGAAAAGATGATAGAAGCCGGATATGAAGATAAAAGAACACTTCAAAGAAGAAAAGAGAAGATGGAACAGTGGCTTGAAAATCCTGTACTTCTTGAGCCGGATGAAAATGCGGAATATGCTGCGGTTATTGAGATAGATCTAAATGAAATTACAGAACCTATAGTTGCGTGTCCGAATGATCCGGATGATGTTGCAACACTTAGTGAGGTGCTTGCCGATCCTAACAGACCGCATAAAATCGATGAAGTGTTTGTAGGTAGCTGTATGACAAATATCGGTCACTACAGAGCGCTTGCCGAAGTTCTTAAAGGAGAAGGACAGGTTCCAACAAGACTCTGGATAGCACCTCCTACAAAAATGGATGAAGAGAAACTCAGAGAAGAGGGGTATTACTCTGTTTTTGCGGCTGCAGGAGCGAGAATGGAGTTGCCAGGATGTAGCCTCTGTATGGGTAACCAGGCAAGAGTGAGAGACGGTGCAATAGTCTTCTCTACTTCTACAAGAAACTTTGACAACAGACTTGGAACCGGTGCAAAAGTCTATCTAGGAAGTGCAGAGCTTGCTGCTGTTACGGCTATGCTTGGAAGGATACCGACTAAAGAAGAGTATCTTGATATTGTTCCGAAAAAGCTTGCAGGCAAAGAAGAAGAGGTCTATTCATACCTTAATTTCAATGAGCTTGAAAAAGAGCTTCTTGATGAAATGATTCACAAATATCTATAA
- a CDS encoding MgtC/SapB family protein, translated as MELEFAKGLSISVLLGFMIGLQREVQVYHEKSQEFAGARTFAIIALIGYLSAYLTQYSQWLMPLLLFGFVIFLALGYIKNIKITKDIGTTTEFAAVATFLIAALIYFKNYEMGVFAGILLLFLLELKARVRVVKGRISRKDIDAAVLFFIMTFVVLPVLPNRPVDPFGVINLYKIWLMVVLIVGISFAGYISVKSIGLQKGLLVTGFFGGIVSSTAVAITLSKKAVADENILKYLTVAIGLASSTMFFRVVIEVLFVNEALLKHVLMPFIGATIAGYIYLFVVYKKSSSVVTVPADFGFKNPLELKEAVKVGVLFGIVFGAIHVVYEKFGETGIYALSVISGLTDVDAITLSLASMSRSENLTEYAASLGIILASVSNSLTKLFIVYFLGGRKLGLYMAGFYILSLAVLVLLLFLNNFF; from the coding sequence ATGGAACTGGAGTTTGCAAAAGGTCTGAGCATTTCTGTTCTTCTTGGATTTATGATCGGTCTTCAAAGGGAAGTACAGGTATATCACGAAAAGTCGCAGGAATTTGCAGGAGCCAGAACTTTTGCAATAATCGCTTTGATAGGATATCTTAGTGCCTATCTGACTCAATACTCCCAGTGGCTTATGCCTCTTCTTCTTTTCGGATTTGTCATATTTCTTGCTTTGGGGTATATAAAAAATATAAAAATTACAAAAGATATTGGTACAACTACCGAATTTGCAGCAGTGGCTACTTTCCTAATAGCAGCACTTATCTATTTTAAAAATTATGAGATGGGTGTTTTTGCAGGAATTTTACTTCTTTTTCTTCTGGAACTGAAAGCCAGAGTAAGAGTAGTAAAAGGGCGAATAAGCAGAAAAGATATAGATGCTGCCGTTCTGTTTTTTATAATGACCTTCGTTGTTTTGCCGGTTTTGCCAAACAGACCTGTTGATCCGTTCGGTGTAATAAATCTGTATAAAATCTGGCTTATGGTTGTTTTGATTGTGGGGATATCTTTTGCCGGATATATAAGTGTTAAAAGTATCGGTTTGCAAAAAGGATTGCTGGTTACAGGATTTTTCGGCGGCATTGTATCCTCAACAGCTGTAGCAATAACACTTTCAAAGAAAGCAGTAGCTGACGAAAATATCTTAAAGTATCTTACTGTTGCCATAGGTCTTGCGTCAAGTACAATGTTTTTTAGAGTAGTAATCGAAGTTCTTTTTGTAAATGAGGCTCTTTTAAAACATGTATTGATGCCTTTTATTGGAGCTACAATAGCGGGGTATATCTATCTTTTTGTTGTATATAAAAAGAGCAGCTCCGTTGTCACTGTTCCTGCCGATTTTGGATTTAAAAATCCGCTTGAACTCAAAGAGGCCGTAAAAGTAGGTGTTTTATTCGGCATAGTTTTCGGGGCTATACATGTTGTTTATGAAAAATTTGGCGAAACAGGTATTTATGCACTATCTGTTATATCCGGTTTGACAGATGTGGATGCTATAACACTTTCTCTTGCAAGTATGAGCAGATCTGAAAACCTGACGGAGTATGCCGCATCACTGGGAATCATACTAGCATCAGTTTCAAACTCTTTGACAAAGCTCTTTATAGTCTACTTTCTTGGAGGCAGAAAACTTGGGCTATATATGGCCGGATTTTATATATTATCTCTTGCCGTTTTGGTTCTATTACTTTTTTTAAACAATTTCTTTTGA
- a CDS encoding DNA translocase FtsK 4TM domain-containing protein, translating into MLAAVFIYLGLSTIIYNPEYIGSVGYEFARVNREYFGYISFVYLFALLLPLYKIYSNSKEVKEVFETALSSMLLLLSLLILQALLVDGEFAGKIGSSVVVFLKPYLGSAGVWIFWLVTFIISLAIFFDKRLEEFFKDKFSKSNPLLLRPSKKVKKEKTSLPAKEVLSYEESVRIPQESVAPENLHSTRMETKETEKAQENQNLDEPVTLDESSKKEQKRSLITEIVDELEENKKLLETIEKGELEKPKDFRLPSTSLLQRPPKRKNEINESEIDEKIKELIEKLQKFKIEGDVVRTYTGPVVTTFEFKPAPHIKVSKILNLQDDLAMALKAQTIRIQAPVPGKDVVGIEIPNKKFETIYLREILEDELFAKAASPLTIALGKDIVGKPFVTDLKKLPHLLIAGTTGSGKSVGINSIIVSLLYRNSPENLRLLMIDPKMLEFSIYNDIPHLLTPVITKSKQAVVALNNMVSEMERRYHMMSQTKTKNIEGYNKKAKKEGMPILPYIIVTIDELADLMMTSGKEVEFSIARLAQMARAAGIHLIVATQRPSVDVVTGLIKANLPSRISFKVGQKIDSKVILDSIGAESLLGRGDMLFTPPGATGLIRLHAPWISENEVEKVVEFLKSQKAPEYDEKFLLEENSTSGSVEGAGGEELDELFEEARDIVLKERKTSISYLQRRLQIGYNRAARIVEQLEQIGVLSPPNAKGNRDILV; encoded by the coding sequence ATACTGGCTGCAGTCTTTATATATCTTGGCCTTTCAACGATTATTTACAATCCCGAATATATAGGCAGTGTAGGATATGAATTTGCCCGTGTAAACAGAGAATATTTCGGATATATCTCTTTTGTATATCTTTTTGCCCTGTTGCTGCCTCTTTATAAAATATATTCAAACTCCAAAGAAGTGAAAGAGGTATTTGAGACCGCCCTTTCATCTATGCTGCTTCTGCTTTCTCTTCTGATTTTACAGGCACTTCTTGTAGACGGTGAGTTTGCCGGGAAAATCGGCAGCAGTGTGGTTGTTTTTTTAAAACCGTATCTGGGAAGTGCGGGAGTATGGATATTTTGGCTTGTGACTTTCATTATCTCACTGGCAATCTTTTTCGATAAGAGGCTTGAAGAGTTTTTTAAAGATAAATTTTCAAAAAGCAATCCTTTACTTTTAAGACCATCTAAAAAAGTAAAAAAAGAGAAAACTTCTTTGCCTGCTAAAGAGGTTTTGTCATATGAAGAAAGTGTAAGAATCCCGCAAGAAAGTGTTGCCCCGGAAAATTTGCATAGCACCCGAATGGAGACAAAAGAAACTGAAAAAGCTCAGGAGAATCAAAATCTCGACGAACCTGTTACGCTTGACGAATCATCAAAAAAAGAGCAAAAAAGGTCGCTTATAACAGAAATAGTGGATGAGTTGGAAGAGAATAAAAAGCTTTTGGAAACCATAGAAAAAGGTGAACTTGAAAAACCTAAAGATTTCAGACTTCCCTCAACTTCCTTGCTGCAGAGACCTCCAAAAAGAAAAAATGAAATAAATGAATCGGAAATTGATGAAAAGATAAAAGAGCTTATCGAAAAACTCCAGAAGTTTAAAATAGAAGGAGATGTGGTCAGAACATACACCGGTCCCGTAGTAACGACTTTTGAGTTCAAGCCTGCACCACATATAAAAGTATCCAAAATATTAAATCTCCAAGATGACCTTGCAATGGCTCTAAAAGCCCAGACTATCAGGATACAGGCTCCGGTACCCGGCAAAGATGTGGTCGGTATAGAGATACCGAACAAGAAATTTGAAACCATATATTTAAGAGAGATACTAGAAGACGAACTTTTTGCAAAAGCGGCTTCACCTCTTACTATTGCTCTTGGTAAAGATATAGTGGGCAAACCGTTTGTAACTGACCTGAAAAAACTCCCGCATCTGCTTATAGCTGGAACTACCGGAAGCGGAAAGAGTGTAGGGATAAACTCTATAATTGTCAGTCTTCTTTATAGAAATTCACCCGAGAATCTGAGACTACTGATGATAGATCCGAAAATGCTGGAGTTTTCCATATATAACGATATTCCGCATCTATTAACACCAGTGATTACTAAGTCGAAGCAGGCAGTTGTTGCACTTAACAATATGGTATCGGAAATGGAGAGGCGATACCATATGATGAGCCAGACAAAGACGAAAAATATAGAAGGGTATAACAAAAAGGCAAAAAAAGAGGGGATGCCCATACTTCCGTATATAATTGTAACTATTGATGAGCTGGCAGATTTGATGATGACCAGCGGAAAAGAGGTGGAATTCTCCATTGCAAGACTTGCCCAGATGGCAAGAGCTGCGGGAATACATCTCATAGTTGCTACTCAGAGGCCAAGTGTTGATGTTGTTACCGGGCTTATCAAAGCAAATCTTCCTTCGAGAATAAGTTTCAAAGTCGGACAGAAAATCGACTCGAAAGTTATCCTTGACAGTATCGGAGCCGAAAGTCTGCTTGGACGCGGAGATATGCTCTTTACGCCTCCGGGAGCCACAGGCCTTATCAGGCTTCATGCCCCTTGGATTAGTGAAAATGAAGTTGAAAAGGTCGTAGAATTTCTAAAATCCCAAAAAGCACCAGAATATGATGAAAAATTTCTATTAGAAGAGAACAGTACATCAGGTTCTGTTGAAGGTGCAGGTGGCGAAGAGCTTGACGAGCTTTTTGAAGAGGCGAGAGATATAGTACTAAAAGAGAGAAAAACATCTATAAGCTATCTGCAAAGAAGACTGCAAATAGGCTACAACAGAGCTGCTAGAATAGTCGAACAGCTTGAACAGATCGGCGTTCTTTCTCCTCCAAATGCCAAAGGAAACAGAGATATTCTTGTTTGA